The Candidatus Wallbacteria bacterium genome contains a region encoding:
- the topA gene encoding type I DNA topoisomerase — MKLIIVESPGKIKTIQKFLGSDFLIAASNGHIMNLPDNALGVDPKKGFIPEYVVIPGRKKVIQDLKKAKESATEVLLAPDPDREGEAIASNLAQVLNIAPDSSCRIVFQEITESAVKKAIDNPRRIDQSKVEAQKSRRVLDRLAGYMISPVLWSKVAKGTSAGRVQSVALLLICEREQEVERFIPEKFHKIFAEYKGADYSFTSEVVLRDGKKFRIDDTAEACQIIEKLKAEPQPIDSVEIKSKKENPPDPFITSTLQQEGNQRFGFSAERTMRIAQKLYEGVDFGSEGSVALITYMRTDSVRISEEAKAVAVDYIKARFGSEYLGAGKYVRPKKDSKFTQDAHEAIRPTYLSRDPDSVAKFLSREELQLYNMIWQRFTASQMAPREFEEISLSQSSGIYGLESKCLRQTFLGFRAVYKSEASETQKNNFGSLTAGCKLTPSSVEREDKETQPPPRFTEATLIKALEKEGVGRPSTYALILKTIQDRKYVDKNERKFHPTDLGIIVNDVLKKFFKELIDIKFTARMEEKLDKIELGSETSEKMLDSFYQSLLSEIETAKKKLIKIRLKVSNPCPTCQGALEIIYGRNGRFIACSKYPLCKFTRPVPQHARLLKTTSSTEEDQLDVTEFLAAKENSLEVLGTCPECQGNLVQRTGRFGDFVACSNYPKCKYTRKDKTPIPCPVLDCSGNLSRRRGKKGRFFYGCSRYPDCSYTSFQKPELTLCPDCNQPMKLKDKTWICLNCGTPDKT; from the coding sequence ATGAAACTAATCATTGTAGAGTCTCCAGGCAAGATCAAGACAATTCAGAAATTTCTTGGCAGCGACTTTCTGATTGCCGCTTCCAACGGTCATATCATGAATTTACCCGACAATGCCTTGGGTGTAGACCCTAAGAAAGGATTCATTCCGGAATACGTGGTGATTCCTGGACGGAAAAAAGTAATCCAGGATTTGAAAAAAGCCAAAGAATCCGCAACTGAAGTTCTCCTGGCACCTGACCCTGACCGGGAAGGGGAAGCGATTGCGAGCAACCTGGCGCAAGTTCTGAACATCGCCCCTGACAGTTCCTGCAGAATAGTTTTCCAGGAAATCACAGAATCAGCAGTTAAAAAAGCGATCGATAATCCACGCCGTATCGACCAGTCCAAAGTAGAAGCCCAAAAATCGAGAAGAGTGCTGGACAGGCTGGCCGGATATATGATTTCACCAGTTCTCTGGAGCAAAGTCGCCAAAGGCACATCTGCCGGCAGGGTTCAGTCAGTCGCACTTCTGCTTATCTGCGAACGGGAGCAGGAAGTCGAACGTTTTATACCGGAAAAATTTCATAAGATCTTCGCAGAATACAAGGGTGCTGATTATTCATTCACTTCAGAAGTCGTCTTGCGGGACGGAAAAAAATTCCGGATCGACGATACGGCTGAAGCCTGTCAGATCATTGAAAAATTAAAGGCTGAACCACAGCCGATTGACAGTGTTGAGATTAAAAGCAAGAAAGAGAATCCGCCGGATCCCTTTATTACTTCCACTCTGCAGCAGGAGGGGAACCAGCGTTTTGGTTTTTCAGCAGAAAGGACCATGCGCATTGCCCAGAAACTTTATGAAGGAGTTGACTTCGGCTCAGAAGGCTCAGTCGCCCTCATCACGTATATGCGTACCGATTCCGTCAGAATTTCCGAAGAAGCTAAAGCGGTTGCAGTTGACTATATCAAAGCTCGTTTCGGTTCCGAGTATCTTGGTGCAGGTAAATATGTCCGTCCCAAGAAGGATTCCAAATTCACCCAGGATGCCCACGAAGCCATCAGGCCAACCTATCTCAGCCGTGACCCGGACTCTGTCGCTAAATTTTTAAGCAGAGAAGAACTGCAGCTTTACAATATGATCTGGCAGCGATTTACTGCTTCCCAGATGGCACCAAGGGAATTTGAAGAGATCAGCCTGAGCCAGTCTTCAGGAATTTATGGCCTGGAAAGCAAATGCCTGCGCCAGACTTTCCTGGGATTCCGTGCTGTCTACAAAAGTGAAGCCTCGGAAACACAGAAAAACAACTTTGGTTCCCTGACAGCAGGCTGCAAGCTGACTCCCTCTTCTGTGGAAAGGGAAGACAAGGAAACCCAGCCTCCACCTCGTTTTACTGAAGCGACTCTGATCAAAGCCCTTGAAAAAGAAGGAGTCGGACGCCCATCCACTTATGCCCTGATCCTCAAAACGATCCAGGATCGAAAATATGTGGATAAAAATGAGCGGAAATTCCATCCTACTGATTTAGGGATAATAGTGAACGATGTATTAAAAAAATTTTTCAAGGAATTGATTGACATCAAATTCACCGCCCGGATGGAAGAAAAACTGGATAAAATTGAATTGGGCTCTGAAACTTCAGAAAAAATGCTGGACAGCTTTTATCAATCTCTGCTGTCGGAAATTGAGACCGCCAAGAAAAAATTAATCAAGATCAGGCTCAAAGTTTCAAATCCATGTCCTACCTGCCAGGGTGCTCTTGAAATCATTTATGGCAGAAACGGACGTTTCATCGCCTGTTCAAAATATCCGCTCTGTAAATTCACCAGACCTGTTCCCCAGCATGCCCGGCTTTTAAAAACAACCAGCTCTACCGAAGAAGATCAGCTGGATGTCACCGAATTTCTGGCAGCCAAAGAAAACTCTCTCGAGGTTCTTGGAACCTGCCCTGAATGCCAGGGAAACCTTGTCCAGCGAACCGGCCGTTTCGGTGATTTCGTAGCCTGCTCTAATTATCCTAAATGTAAATATACCCGTAAGGACAAAACACCCATTCCCTGCCCTGTGCTGGACTGCTCAGGCAATCTCTCGAGACGGAGGGGTAAAAAGGGAAGATTTTTCTATGGCTGTTCACGTTATCCGGACTGCAGTTACACTTCTTTCCAGAAACCGGAACTTACTCTCTGCCCTGACTGCAACCAGCCGATGAAGCTCAAAGATAAAACTTGGATCTGCCTCAATTGTGGAACTCCTGACAAAACTTGA
- a CDS encoding DUF494 family protein has translation MEKLLEIITQILRIIAETEVDPRENKEQVISKLVQAGFDANTAEAALHFFFSSHSFLPRLKEKKVNDPLRVLHPKELKNLTTAAQGLLLDFHVNGYISLSEMEELLEIVQESSEQIDSAEVLELLEQTSGIRDRDNDFIPASLYLN, from the coding sequence ATGGAAAAACTTCTGGAAATCATCACCCAGATTCTCAGGATCATCGCGGAGACCGAAGTCGATCCCAGGGAGAACAAGGAGCAGGTGATCAGCAAACTGGTGCAGGCAGGATTTGACGCCAACACCGCTGAAGCGGCACTGCATTTTTTCTTTTCCAGTCACAGCTTTCTACCGCGCCTCAAAGAAAAAAAGGTCAACGACCCCCTTAGAGTGCTGCACCCGAAGGAATTGAAAAATCTGACGACAGCAGCACAGGGACTCCTGCTCGATTTTCATGTGAACGGCTACATCTCTCTGTCTGAAATGGAAGAACTGCTTGAAATCGTCCAGGAAAGCAGTGAACAGATTGACAGCGCCGAAGTGCTAGAACTGCTGGAACAGACCTCAGGAATCAGGGATAGAGACAATGATTTCATCCCTGCCTCACTTTACTTGAATTAA
- the dprA gene encoding DNA-processing protein DprA: MTDQRKIIVHLAGLNRSVKGFHARLKEATDEISFQDSIWKTIPPEKMSFLSSEVSAENFSDCRIISFFSQEYPKLLKKIQNPPYLLFLLGNLDVLPLPAMAVVGSRECTDYGREQARTISTLLSEKGYTIVSGLARGIDTVAHETALACKIPTIGVLACGINADPGANVSTRLMEKITGSGLLLSEFLPHSRPTRFNYPIRNRLISGLSLGTVIVEAAEKSGSLITGNCAFNQHREVFAVPGRITDRSSLGCLKMIFENKAKALWKMEILHEVLPDYSSEIQKLPHTNTGLTEEQALIFNLIKTGKAIPFDRLLRESGFSQGTLASILIRLESSGMIRKVPGNCYKAEK, from the coding sequence ATGACTGATCAGAGGAAAATCATTGTCCATCTTGCCGGCTTGAACCGGTCAGTCAAGGGTTTTCACGCCCGTCTAAAAGAAGCGACAGATGAGATTTCTTTCCAGGACAGCATCTGGAAGACAATCCCTCCAGAAAAGATGTCATTCCTCTCCAGCGAAGTTTCCGCCGAAAATTTCTCAGATTGCAGGATCATCAGTTTTTTTTCTCAAGAATATCCAAAACTTCTGAAAAAAATCCAGAATCCTCCCTATCTTCTCTTCCTGCTTGGGAACCTGGATGTCCTGCCTCTCCCTGCCATGGCTGTAGTGGGATCCAGAGAATGTACCGATTATGGCAGAGAACAAGCCCGCACCATTTCTACCCTTCTGTCCGAGAAAGGCTACACGATCGTCAGCGGACTGGCCCGCGGAATCGACACAGTAGCCCACGAAACAGCACTTGCGTGTAAAATCCCGACCATCGGAGTGCTGGCCTGCGGGATCAATGCGGATCCCGGAGCCAATGTAAGCACCCGACTGATGGAAAAGATTACCGGCAGCGGCCTTCTGCTGTCGGAATTTCTGCCGCATTCACGTCCTACGAGATTCAATTATCCGATCAGGAACAGACTGATCAGCGGACTTTCTCTGGGGACTGTCATAGTAGAAGCCGCGGAGAAAAGCGGCAGCCTGATCACCGGGAACTGCGCTTTCAACCAGCATAGAGAAGTCTTTGCAGTACCCGGCAGAATCACCGACAGGTCATCGCTCGGCTGCTTGAAAATGATCTTCGAAAACAAGGCGAAAGCCCTCTGGAAGATGGAAATATTGCATGAAGTCCTGCCTGACTACAGCTCAGAAATTCAAAAACTACCACATACCAACACCGGTTTGACAGAAGAACAGGCCTTGATTTTTAATTTAATCAAAACCGGCAAAGCTATCCCGTTTGATCGGCTGTTGCGCGAATCCGGTTTTTCACAGGGGACACTGGCCAGCATCCTGATCAGACTGGAGAGCTCCGGCATGATCAGGAAAGTACCTGGAAATTGTTACAAAGCGGAGAAATGA
- a CDS encoding HEAT repeat domain-containing protein, protein MNLDKLLVELSTAQDDEIHSIKKDILTDLSVENAHKLLAASLSADKNLKMKLLRIVMEIRNLPIQNTLVEVFGKEKDPDAKLLLTVALGRCGNRKIISSLIELIRSENYLMRLKAVLALQLIGSPALKELLMIMFKCLETDHVFAELIAEIIVQIPGKTLADLDKITTIKNPLIARIIGSVDDPESVQFLVGFLDAKNHALSRAVRDALISLGPKYADLLGDFITLGNHEYNYWLPQVLVKFLETGKTILLSKLKQAPPDLLCNILDVLEYKPEQEIKDLYLQSLTKGNLKLKEIASRKILDSNDSSLIFEAKRLLFSPIDSNTKYFALFIANKAEIADDVIAEHLRGSTADKLMATIIKTSQPKKENFTLYIDMLKDEDPFVKQSAFNILCKMTREFFDQIMEASLSGNPEIRKNCLALISRMGKESVRIISHKLELGNQTEKFQAAYLVGQLYLYDLKDKLENLSNDGNDWVRKFSRLSLAKLAGPDEIGKLIKSQNQDSNEAGISLLQEDPDLYAPILFKCWNDVRDPLRERVKKILIDQGKKRPEILNKFLESTRVESAVTFLKTIQKQLDLNKSFK, encoded by the coding sequence ATGAATCTAGATAAACTTCTGGTAGAACTGAGCACTGCCCAGGATGATGAAATCCATTCCATCAAGAAGGATATCCTCACGGACCTGTCCGTTGAGAACGCCCACAAACTGCTTGCCGCCTCCCTGAGTGCGGATAAGAATCTGAAAATGAAGCTGTTGCGGATTGTGATGGAAATCCGTAACCTTCCGATTCAGAATACTCTGGTGGAGGTTTTCGGCAAGGAAAAAGACCCTGACGCAAAACTTCTGCTGACCGTGGCACTAGGCAGGTGCGGCAACCGGAAAATAATTTCCAGCCTGATCGAACTGATCAGGAGTGAAAATTATCTGATGCGCCTCAAAGCGGTACTGGCATTACAATTGATCGGAAGTCCAGCGCTGAAAGAACTTCTGATGATCATGTTCAAGTGCCTGGAAACGGATCATGTGTTCGCTGAACTGATCGCTGAAATAATCGTGCAGATTCCTGGTAAGACTTTGGCGGATCTGGATAAAATCACTACCATCAAGAATCCGCTGATTGCCAGGATCATAGGCAGCGTGGACGATCCGGAATCAGTCCAGTTCCTGGTGGGGTTTTTAGACGCCAAGAACCACGCTCTTTCGCGTGCTGTGCGGGATGCCCTGATCAGTCTGGGTCCTAAATACGCAGATTTACTCGGAGATTTTATCACACTCGGCAATCACGAATATAATTACTGGCTTCCTCAGGTACTGGTTAAATTCCTTGAAACAGGCAAAACAATTCTGCTTTCCAAGCTCAAGCAGGCTCCCCCTGATCTGCTCTGCAACATTCTGGATGTCCTGGAATACAAACCGGAACAGGAAATCAAGGATCTCTATCTGCAGAGCCTCACAAAAGGCAACCTGAAACTGAAGGAAATCGCTTCCCGTAAAATTCTGGACTCCAACGACTCCAGCCTGATCTTTGAGGCCAAGCGCCTTCTGTTCAGCCCGATCGATTCGAACACTAAATACTTCGCTCTCTTTATCGCCAACAAGGCAGAAATTGCTGACGATGTGATTGCAGAACATCTGAGGGGCAGCACAGCCGACAAACTGATGGCAACAATCATTAAAACTTCCCAGCCCAAGAAAGAGAATTTCACACTCTATATTGATATGCTCAAAGACGAGGATCCTTTCGTCAAGCAATCCGCTTTTAATATCCTGTGCAAAATGACCAGGGAATTCTTCGATCAGATCATGGAAGCATCTCTTTCCGGCAACCCTGAGATCCGTAAAAATTGCCTGGCCCTGATCAGCCGGATGGGCAAGGAATCAGTGCGCATCATATCCCATAAACTGGAACTTGGGAATCAGACCGAAAAATTTCAGGCTGCCTATCTTGTCGGTCAACTCTATTTATATGACCTGAAAGACAAACTGGAAAACCTCAGCAATGACGGCAATGACTGGGTGCGTAAATTTTCACGCTTATCGCTTGCCAAGCTGGCCGGACCGGATGAGATCGGGAAGCTGATCAAATCTCAGAATCAGGACTCCAACGAAGCAGGCATCTCCCTTCTGCAGGAAGATCCGGATCTGTATGCTCCGATCTTGTTCAAATGCTGGAACGATGTCAGGGACCCGCTCCGCGAAAGGGTAAAAAAAATCCTGATCGATCAAGGAAAAAAACGACCGGAAATTTTGAATAAATTCCTGGAAAGTACCAGGGTTGAATCTGCAGTCACCTTCCTCAAAACGATTCAGAAGCAGCTTGATCTGAACAAGTCTTTCAAATGA
- a CDS encoding CdaR family protein: MKNLFRENIGLKIVSFLIAFFLWAYVVITENPLVNREVKITLQATNFDQNIYFMNSPLPEIKIRYQARRRQVLEAEIEKNVTAQINLKGLNEGEYDLKISANVPAGLEIISFNPSSVRVSLGKLEIKNLSPTPHMTLGNQELYLEKMEINPKTIAIKGKKDVLEQIHDAVIFIEAQSQGNFNLPLKVYLLDNDKNKIESGVIVSPPMLQVVYTVKTLPEKKVRVTPDFKGSLAQNFLLKETILEPDTVAIKAIPELLDKISEVRTEPIDLSNVSQSLKIKSNLIPPDQNITLQPKEAMVTLKIVQKMTRKTITVLLVAEPGYTIQPKCTVEAEIECADLSNLQDPVTLEVTADAVPEGLIQNYFSGKNCTLLKLRPEKISITKQGEP, encoded by the coding sequence GTGAAAAATCTTTTTCGGGAAAACATCGGACTTAAAATCGTATCCTTCCTGATCGCTTTTTTCCTCTGGGCTTATGTAGTGATCACCGAAAACCCGCTTGTCAATCGTGAAGTGAAAATTACTCTTCAAGCCACCAATTTTGATCAGAATATCTATTTCATGAACAGTCCCCTACCTGAAATCAAGATCAGATATCAGGCACGCAGAAGGCAAGTCCTCGAGGCAGAAATCGAGAAAAACGTCACAGCGCAGATCAATCTGAAAGGATTGAATGAAGGGGAATATGACCTCAAAATATCCGCCAATGTACCGGCCGGACTGGAAATCATCTCTTTCAACCCATCCAGCGTCCGGGTATCGCTCGGTAAACTGGAAATCAAAAACCTCTCTCCCACCCCACACATGACTCTTGGGAATCAGGAATTGTATCTGGAGAAAATGGAAATTAACCCCAAAACCATTGCAATCAAAGGAAAAAAGGACGTGCTGGAGCAGATCCACGATGCCGTCATCTTCATCGAAGCCCAGAGTCAGGGGAATTTCAACCTGCCGCTGAAAGTTTATCTCCTCGATAATGATAAAAACAAAATCGAGTCAGGCGTGATCGTCTCCCCTCCCATGCTGCAAGTTGTTTACACAGTAAAAACACTGCCTGAGAAGAAAGTCAGGGTAACCCCTGATTTCAAAGGTTCGCTCGCCCAGAATTTCCTGTTGAAAGAGACCATCCTGGAACCGGACACAGTCGCGATCAAAGCCATCCCGGAACTGTTAGACAAGATCAGCGAGGTCCGGACTGAACCGATTGATTTATCCAATGTCAGCCAAAGTCTGAAGATCAAGTCCAATCTGATTCCTCCAGACCAGAACATCACACTGCAACCCAAGGAGGCAATGGTCACCCTCAAGATTGTCCAGAAAATGACCCGTAAAACCATCACGGTCTTGCTGGTGGCAGAACCTGGCTATACGATCCAGCCTAAATGCACTGTGGAAGCGGAGATCGAGTGCGCTGATCTATCGAATCTTCAAGATCCGGTGACACTGGAAGTAACTGCAGACGCAGTGCCCGAGGGTTTGATCCAGAATTATTTTTCAGGGAAAAACTGCACTCTTCTGAAGCTCAGACCCGAAAAGATTTCAATTACAAAACAGGGGGAACCATGA
- the cdaA gene encoding diadenylate cyclase CdaA, producing the protein MFELVKDIKINDIIDICIVSLVLYNFFILITNTRAFQILAGIFILLTPLAISPWFPLHTIAWLLKNIFPIGIVSLIIIFQPEIRKTLEKLGRTPIVGQKFLGIYPEFSKLVDELVTTLNILSKRQIGAIILIERTTGLQDIIETGLILDAKISKELLLTIFTPPSLLHDGAVIISQGTVRAASCYLPLTDRSDLNINLGTRHRAALGITEISDALSLIVSEETGEISYCLGGKIYKNVNLDVISRLMKRLFQSKSWWQESMKQKRVKKP; encoded by the coding sequence ATGTTTGAGCTGGTCAAAGATATAAAAATAAATGACATCATCGACATCTGTATCGTGTCGCTGGTTTTGTATAATTTTTTTATCCTGATCACGAACACCCGGGCCTTCCAGATTCTGGCTGGAATTTTCATCCTGCTGACCCCACTCGCCATTTCACCCTGGTTCCCCCTGCACACTATCGCCTGGCTTTTAAAAAACATCTTCCCGATCGGAATTGTTTCCCTGATCATCATCTTTCAACCTGAAATTCGTAAGACACTGGAAAAACTTGGCCGCACGCCAATAGTTGGCCAGAAATTCTTAGGTATCTACCCGGAATTTTCCAAGCTCGTGGATGAACTGGTGACCACCCTTAACATTTTAAGCAAACGCCAGATCGGAGCCATCATCCTGATTGAGCGCACCACAGGCCTTCAGGACATAATTGAAACGGGGTTGATACTGGATGCTAAGATTTCCAAGGAACTGCTTCTTACGATTTTTACACCGCCCTCTCTGCTGCATGACGGTGCGGTGATCATATCGCAGGGCACTGTAAGGGCCGCCAGCTGCTATCTTCCTCTCACCGACAGGTCGGATCTTAACATCAATCTCGGCACCAGGCACCGCGCAGCGCTCGGAATTACAGAAATCAGTGACGCGCTCTCCCTGATCGTTTCAGAGGAGACCGGAGAAATTTCCTATTGCCTGGGGGGAAAAATCTATAAAAACGTGAATCTGGACGTGATTTCCAGGTTAATGAAGCGCCTCTTCCAGTCCAAGAGTTGGTGGCAGGAATCAATGAAGCAGAAGAGGGTGAAAAAGCCGTGA
- a CDS encoding nucleoside-triphosphatase: protein MKIILVTGSVNSGKSTFLWNWFNGLTQAQQERIGGFVCLPLFDSGNKIYQVHELSTRDTYPLMSDDRSQPGTILDCHYLLDAAFERMNRRIREDLRKYDTLLIDELGLLELQGMGLAEEITAALTQDKTLVIVVRKKIVESSKKKYFSEIPPGFIHEFQVEKGGTQKEFSDLVLSDNSFSLSNKPSIV from the coding sequence TTGAAGATCATTCTTGTAACCGGCTCAGTCAATTCCGGCAAAAGCACATTCCTCTGGAACTGGTTCAATGGATTGACACAGGCTCAACAAGAAAGAATCGGTGGATTCGTCTGTCTTCCCCTTTTCGATTCAGGAAACAAAATTTATCAAGTCCACGAACTTTCGACAAGGGATACATACCCGCTGATGTCTGACGACAGATCTCAGCCTGGAACAATTCTCGACTGCCATTATCTGCTGGATGCTGCATTCGAAAGGATGAACCGGAGGATCAGAGAGGACCTTCGAAAATACGACACGCTGTTGATAGACGAACTGGGGCTGCTGGAACTGCAGGGCATGGGGCTGGCAGAAGAAATCACTGCTGCCCTGACACAGGATAAAACCCTGGTGATCGTGGTCAGAAAAAAAATTGTGGAATCTTCAAAAAAGAAATACTTCTCCGAAATCCCCCCGGGTTTCATCCATGAATTCCAGGTCGAAAAAGGGGGTACCCAAAAAGAGTTTTCTGATCTCGTTCTTTCAGATAATTCCTTCTCACTTTCAAATAAACCCTCAATCGTATAA